A stretch of the Capsicum annuum cultivar UCD-10X-F1 chromosome 8, UCD10Xv1.1, whole genome shotgun sequence genome encodes the following:
- the LOC107839697 gene encoding nicotianamine synthase, translating to MVCPNSNPVVQKVCELYEQISRLENLSPCKDVNMLFTDLVHTCMPPNPIDVSKLCQKIQEIRSHLIKLCGEAEGLLESHFSTILATYENPLDHLDIFPYFDNYIKLSLLEYNILTKNTIKIPNKIAFVGSGPLPFTSIVLATKHLTTTYFHNYDIDAGANTMAAALVAADPDLSERMTFHTSDIMDVTCALKDYDVVFLAALVGMDKEDKVKVVDHLAKYMAPGATLMLRSAHGARAFLYPVLDPRDLRGFEVLSVYHPTDEVINSVIIARKLPLPCVQPLDGLGTYVLPSKCACAEIHAFNPLNKMNLIEEFGLEE from the coding sequence ATGGTGTGCCCAAACAGCAATCCAGTAGTACAAAAAGTATGTGAATTATATGAACAAATCTCGAGATTGGAGAACCTTAGCCCTTGCAAAGATGTCAACATGTTGTTCACAGACCTTGTCCACACGTGCATGCCTCCTAATCCTATTGATGTCTCTAAGCTCtgccaaaaaattcaagaaatcagGTCTCATCTCATCAAGTTATGTGGTGAGGCTGAAGGACTTTTAGAGTCTCACTTTTCAACAATTCTTGCCACTTATGAAAACCCTCTTGACCATCTTgacatttttccttattttgacaattacatcaaaCTCAGCCTTCTTGAGTACAACATCCTTACTAAAAACACTATAAAAATCCCAAACAAAATTGCCTTTGTGGGTTCAGGTCCACTTCCATTTACCTCTATTGTTTTGGCTACTAAACATCTTACTACTACCTACTTCCACAACTATGACATTGATGCTGGGGCTAACACGATGGCGGCCGCGCTTGTGGCGGCCGATCCTGACTTGTCCGAAAGGATGACTTTCCACACGTCGGACATCATGGATGTAACGTGCGCCCTGAAGGACTACGATGTAGTCTTTCTGGCCGCGTTAGTTGGTATGGATAAGGAGGACAAAGTTAAGGTCGTCGATCACCTCGCTAAGTATATGGCACCAGGGGCTACCCTGATGCTCAGGAGTGCACATGGTGCACGCGCTTTTTTGTACCCTGTCCTCGATCCTCGTGATCTACGAGGATTCGAGGTGCTTTCGGTGTACCATCCAACGGATGAGGTAATTAATTCCGTGATTATAGCGCGTAAGTTGCCATTGCCTTGTGTTCAACCACTTGATGGGTTGGGCACCTATGTGCTACCTAGCAAATGTGCTTGTGCTGAGATTCATGCCTTCAATCCACTCAACAAAATGAACTTGATTGAGGAATTTGGACTGGAGGAGTGA